CGGGAGTTCGGGCTAGTCCGGACACACACGCTGATCGGCCGGGCCCTGCTGCTCGGCGGCCAGCCCGGCACCGCCCTGGACGAGTTCGACACGGCGCTGTTCGCCGCGGAGCGGCTGCGCGAGGAGGCCGGCATCGCGGGCACCGACTTCTCCTGGCTGGCGTCCGCGCCGGAGAGCTTCCGGCAGGCGGCGCCGGAATGGCTGGGCGCCGCGGTAGCCGCGATGGAACTGCACGACGCCGCCGGCAAGTGGAGCGTCGCCGCCGGCGCCGCCAACATCGCGATGCGCGTCGCGGGCGGCCTCGCCGCGATCGGCGACGACACCGCGTACCGGCGCTTCGAGGCCATCATGGCGCGGGCCAAGGAGATCTGGTGGGCGGCGGAGCACCCGGTTCAGGCCGCGGCCCGGCGCACCGGCCCCACCGAGGAGTTCATGATCGGCGGTGGCGGGCTCCTCCACGGCCCACGCCTGGAGCCCAACCTCACCGTGATTTCCCGGCTGGCCGGCTGGGGCGACCCTAGCTGAGCGCGGCAGCCAGGTCGTCGCGCGCTGCTTACCCGATCGCCTCACCGGGGGCCAGGTACCGGTAGCCGTCCGTCTCCTGGTCGAGCCAGCCGTTGACGCTGCCCAGGCCGCGATCGTTGATCTGGGCGTCGTGGATCGGGAAGGCCAGCCGCGGTTTGATGGCCTTGACGAAGTCGATCGCCTCGTCCAACTTCATCCACGATCCGTGCGCCGGCACCAGCAGCGTCTCGACCGGCTGCTCCGGGACGTGCAGCGAGTCGCCGGGGTGGTAGACCGCCTCGTCCACGAGGTAGCCCAGGTTCGCGCAGTCCGGTTGGCCGCCGTAGATGAGGGCGTGCCGACCGCCGACCGCGCGCACCGTGAACCCCGCCGCGGTGAACTCGTCGCCGGAGGCCACGCCCGTGGTCTCCAGTCCCGGGATGCTCGCTTCGGCGGGGGCGTAGACGGGCACGTCCAGCCCGGCCAGGCGGTCGACGTCGACGTGGTCGGCGTGTTCGTGCGTCACGAGCACCGCGTCCGCGCCGTCGAGGGCGGCGGGCTCGCTCCACACTCCGGGGTCGATGACGAGCACCCGCCCGCCGAGCTCGAGCCGTACGCACGCGTGGGTGAACTTAATGATCCGCATCGCGTCGTACCGTACCCGACCTGTCTGGCACGCTCAGGGGATGGGCGAGGCGGCAATCTTCGTCGTGGTGGTCGGCGCGCGGTTCCTGGTGCCGCTGCTCATCCCCCGCTTTCCGCTGCCCGCGATCCTCGCCTGCCTGGTCCTCGACGCCGCCGACCAAACCATCTTCCAGTCGTTCGGCTACGACCCGCCCGGCTACCAGGGCTACGACAAGGCGATGGACATGTACTACCTCGCCATCGCCTACCTCGCCACGATGCGCAACTGGACCAGCGAGCCGGCCGTACGCGTCGCCAAGTTCCTCTACTTCTACCGGCTGGCGGGCGTGGTCGCGTTCGAGCTGACACACTGGCGCGCCCTCCTGCTGATCTTCCCGAACACGTTCGAGTACTTCTTCATCGCGTACGAGGTCATCCGGCTGCGCTGGAACCCGGCGCGGTACGGGATGCGCTTCTGGGTGCTGGCCGCGGCCACCATCTGGGTGGTCGTCAAGCTGCCGCAGGAGTACTGGGTCCACATCGCGCAGTTGGACGTCACCGAGACGCTCGACGCGTACCCGTGGCTGGGCCCGCTCGTGGTGCTGGCGCTGCTCGGCCTGGCCGTGGCGGCGTGGATCTGGCTTCGGCCGCGCGTGCCCGCGGTCGACTGGTCGTGGCACGTCGCCGCCGACCCGCTGCCCACCCAGATGGACACGGCGGCCGAACGCGACCACTGGATCGCCACCCACGGCCGGGTGCTGTCCGCCGCCACGCTGGAGAAGGTGCTGCTCGTCGGCCTCCTCTGCGTGATCTACGCGCAGGTGGTGCCGGACCGCGAGTCCTCGAACCTCGACCTCTTCCTCGGCATCGCGGTCTTCGTGGTGGTGAACGCGGCGATCAGCCTCTGGGCCGCCAAGGGGGCGCGCGGCGTCGAGTCGATGCTGCTCGCGTTCGGCGCCCGGGTGCTGCTGAACGTCGGCCTCGTCGTGCTGAGCAGTTGGCTGCTGCGGCGCGGCGACGGCGACCTCCCCCAGGGCGACGCCCTGTTCTTCGTCCTGCTGCTGAGCCTCATCACGCTGCTCGACGACCGCTTCCGCCCCGTACACGACGCACGGCGGGCCGCTCCCGCCGAACAGAGCGGCCCGCCGGGGGTGACCTAGCAGGAGGCGGTGCTCTCGTACTGGTTGATGCGGTACCCAGCGGTGTTGGACTCGTACTTGCTATAGGTGCGGGTGCCCCGGGGGGCGATCGTGTAGCAGGGGCTGTCCGAGCC
This genomic stretch from Phytohabitans rumicis harbors:
- a CDS encoding tetratricopeptide repeat protein; this encodes MIGRDSDGDLEQRVNDLLAGARAAGARRDVREQARYSGEAMDVCRVLVGRHPGNTRHVAALAGGLYNHAYRLIQAGRPAQARDTLTEAVGHYTTLVAADRRRYTVRLCDVRLRVALTYIMEGGYDEAVRAGRAALAGYEAVAGGDRLEREFGLVRTHTLIGRALLLGGQPGTALDEFDTALFAAERLREEAGIAGTDFSWLASAPESFRQAAPEWLGAAVAAMELHDAAGKWSVAAGAANIAMRVAGGLAAIGDDTAYRRFEAIMARAKEIWWAAEHPVQAAARRTGPTEEFMIGGGGLLHGPRLEPNLTVISRLAGWGDPS
- a CDS encoding MBL fold metallo-hydrolase is translated as MRIIKFTHACVRLELGGRVLVIDPGVWSEPAALDGADAVLVTHEHADHVDVDRLAGLDVPVYAPAEASIPGLETTGVASGDEFTAAGFTVRAVGGRHALIYGGQPDCANLGYLVDEAVYHPGDSLHVPEQPVETLLVPAHGSWMKLDEAIDFVKAIKPRLAFPIHDAQINDRGLGSVNGWLDQETDGYRYLAPGEAIG